The following are encoded together in the Pseudomonas sp. IB20 genome:
- a CDS encoding LysR family transcriptional regulator, whose translation MNLSKVDLNLFIVFDAIYTEANLTRAGQIVGITQPAVSNALARLRETFNDPLFVRTAQGMVPTPMAQNIIGPVRNALSLLRVSVQESRIFNPQQAAKTYRISMTDLTEAVILPLLFQRLRRLAPTVVIESFLSKRRETTKELAAGRLDFAVDAPLNTDPQVRHVKLMEDRYVCAMRKGHPMAGKDKFSLDDYLSLTHIHISSRRNGLGHVDLALGKMGIQRKIALRSQHYLMASQVLQQTDMVMTVPERFARRHELHWFNLPVNDVPPVETHLYWHESTDQDPANRWMREQMIELCQQVTAHEKKLDKLQA comes from the coding sequence ATGAACCTGAGCAAGGTCGACCTCAACCTGTTTATCGTCTTCGACGCGATCTACACCGAAGCCAACCTGACCCGCGCCGGGCAGATTGTCGGTATCACCCAGCCGGCGGTGTCCAACGCCCTGGCGCGCTTGCGCGAGACCTTCAACGACCCGCTGTTCGTGCGCACCGCCCAAGGCATGGTGCCCACGCCCATGGCGCAGAACATCATCGGCCCAGTGCGCAATGCGTTGTCGTTGTTGCGGGTGTCGGTGCAGGAAAGCCGGATTTTCAACCCGCAACAGGCGGCCAAGACCTACCGCATCAGCATGACCGACCTCACCGAAGCGGTGATTTTACCGCTGCTGTTCCAGCGCCTGCGCCGCCTGGCGCCGACCGTGGTGATCGAGAGTTTCCTGTCCAAACGCCGCGAAACCACCAAGGAGTTGGCCGCCGGGCGCCTGGACTTTGCCGTGGATGCGCCGCTGAACACGGACCCGCAAGTGCGCCACGTCAAGCTGATGGAAGACCGCTACGTGTGCGCCATGCGCAAGGGCCACCCGATGGCGGGCAAGGACAAGTTCAGCCTGGATGACTACCTGTCGCTGACCCACATCCATATCTCCAGCCGCCGTAACGGCCTGGGCCACGTCGACCTGGCCCTGGGCAAGATGGGCATCCAACGCAAGATCGCCCTGCGCTCCCAGCATTACCTGATGGCCTCGCAAGTGTTGCAGCAGACCGACATGGTCATGACCGTGCCTGAGCGTTTCGCCCGCCGTCATGAGTTGCATTGGTTCAACCTGCCGGTTAACGATGTACCGCCCGTGGAAACCCACCTGTACTGGCACGAAAGCACCGACCAGGACCCGGCCAACCGTTGGATGCGTGAGCAGATGATTGAGTTGTGCCAGCAGGTGACGGCACATGAAAAGAAACTCGACAAGCTGCAAGCCTGA
- the xthA gene encoding exodeoxyribonuclease III, with protein MKIVSFNINGLRARPHQLAALIEKHQPDVIGLQETKVHDDQFPLAEVQALGYHVYYHGQKGHYGVALLSRKPALSLHKGFATDEEDAQRRFIWGTFADENGNPVTIMNGYFPQGESRDHPTKFPAKQRFYEDLQHLLESQFSNDQPLVVMGDINISPQDCDIGIGADNAKRWLKTGKCSFLPEEREWMARLKNWGLVDSFRHLNPDVTDRFSWFDYRSRGFEDEPKRGLRIDVIMASNGLLPRVKDAGVDYDLRGLEKPSDHAPIWLELS; from the coding sequence ATGAAAATCGTCTCCTTCAATATCAACGGGCTGCGCGCCCGCCCCCATCAGCTGGCGGCGCTGATTGAAAAGCATCAACCCGACGTGATCGGCTTGCAGGAAACCAAGGTTCACGATGACCAGTTCCCGCTCGCCGAAGTGCAGGCTTTGGGCTATCACGTGTACTACCACGGGCAAAAAGGCCATTACGGCGTGGCCCTGCTTTCGCGCAAGCCGGCATTGAGCCTGCACAAAGGTTTTGCCACCGACGAAGAAGACGCTCAGCGCCGCTTTATCTGGGGCACCTTCGCCGATGAAAACGGCAACCCCGTGACCATCATGAACGGCTACTTCCCCCAGGGCGAAAGCCGCGACCACCCGACCAAGTTCCCGGCCAAGCAACGCTTCTACGAAGATTTGCAGCACCTGCTGGAAAGCCAGTTCAGCAATGACCAGCCATTGGTGGTGATGGGTGACATCAACATCTCCCCGCAAGATTGCGACATCGGCATCGGCGCCGACAACGCCAAGCGCTGGCTGAAAACCGGTAAGTGCAGCTTTTTGCCCGAGGAGCGCGAGTGGATGGCGCGCCTGAAAAACTGGGGCCTGGTGGACAGCTTCCGCCACCTCAACCCGGACGTGACTGACCGTTTCAGCTGGTTCGACTACCGCAGCCGGGGGTTTGAGGATGAGCCCAAGCGTGGGCTGCGCATTGACGTGATCATGGCGTCCAACGGCTTGCTGCCGCGGGTCAAGGATGCGGGCGTGGATTACGACTTGCGCGGTTTGGAAAAGCCGTCGGACCATGCGCCGATCTGGCTGGAATTGAGCTGA
- a CDS encoding autotransporter assembly complex protein TamA, with protein MKFPGRFTSGLILLFTSCGALAQSELDVRVKPSNDALKANIEGYIGGVGDRDEEALQRFSRGAEEQARKAAQALGFYQPQIASDVKGGKNPRLILTIDPGEPIHLRNVTIRVDGQAASLKAFRVPESSELKSGAVLNHGNYEDAKRLIQNQASRYGFFSGRFTSQKLLVDPQAGVADIELIYDSGARYTMGKVSFAGDTPFDEDLLQRMVPFKNGAPYDSELIAELNQNLQSSGFFEAVRVDATPAASANDVIPVAVQLETRKPRTMGLGLGYSTDVGPRGKANWTRHWVNPQGHSYGWEAELSAPRQNVGLWYDIPLDPPLTDKLRFAGGYQNEEIANTDTLSKLLTLGPEWHSKLPSGWTRVISLKYQREEYRLGNDSGLSNLVMPGINYSYLRSDNRIDPHHGYRLMFDTKVAKEGLGSDTNLLYGTATIKGLTTLWDNHRFLGRAQFGGSATNGYRSVPPSLRFFAGGDQSVRGYEYQTLSPENDRGDRIGGRYMMALSAEYQYSIAEKWRIATFIDQGNSFNTLEMPSLKTGVGVGVRWVSPVGPIRLDLAHALEDPGGIRLHFSMGPEL; from the coding sequence ATGAAGTTTCCAGGAAGATTTACCAGCGGCTTGATTCTGCTGTTCACAAGCTGCGGCGCCTTGGCGCAAAGCGAATTGGACGTGCGGGTCAAACCCTCAAACGACGCGTTGAAAGCCAACATTGAAGGCTATATCGGCGGGGTCGGCGATCGTGACGAAGAAGCCTTGCAGCGCTTCAGCCGTGGCGCTGAAGAACAGGCGCGCAAGGCGGCCCAGGCGCTGGGCTTCTATCAGCCACAGATCGCCAGTGATGTGAAAGGCGGCAAGAACCCGCGCCTGATCCTCACCATCGACCCCGGCGAGCCGATTCATTTGCGCAACGTGACCATTCGGGTTGACGGCCAGGCCGCGAGCCTCAAGGCCTTTCGCGTGCCTGAAAGCAGCGAACTCAAATCCGGCGCCGTGCTCAACCACGGCAATTACGAAGACGCCAAGCGTCTGATCCAGAACCAGGCCTCACGCTACGGCTTTTTCAGTGGGCGCTTTACCAGTCAGAAACTTTTGGTCGATCCCCAGGCGGGCGTCGCCGATATCGAACTCATCTACGACAGCGGCGCGCGTTACACCATGGGCAAGGTCAGCTTCGCCGGCGACACGCCCTTTGATGAAGACCTGCTGCAGCGCATGGTGCCGTTCAAAAACGGCGCGCCTTACGATTCCGAACTCATCGCCGAACTCAACCAGAACCTGCAATCGAGCGGCTTCTTCGAGGCTGTGCGCGTGGACGCCACGCCCGCCGCCTCGGCCAATGATGTGATTCCGGTGGCGGTGCAACTGGAAACCCGCAAACCACGCACCATGGGCCTGGGCCTCGGTTACTCCACCGACGTCGGCCCGCGTGGCAAAGCCAACTGGACCCGCCACTGGGTCAACCCCCAGGGCCACAGCTATGGCTGGGAAGCCGAATTGTCGGCGCCACGGCAAAACGTCGGCCTGTGGTACGACATTCCGTTGGACCCGCCGCTGACCGACAAACTGCGCTTTGCCGGTGGTTACCAGAATGAAGAAATCGCCAATACCGACACCCTGAGCAAGCTGCTCACCCTGGGGCCTGAATGGCACAGCAAATTGCCCAGCGGCTGGACACGCGTCATCTCGCTCAAGTACCAGCGCGAAGAATACCGCCTGGGTAATGACTCGGGCCTCAGTAATCTGGTGATGCCTGGGATCAACTATTCCTACCTGCGCAGCGACAACCGTATCGACCCTCACCATGGCTATCGTTTGATGTTCGATACCAAAGTTGCCAAAGAAGGCCTGGGTTCCGACACCAACCTGCTGTACGGCACAGCGACGATCAAAGGCTTGACCACCCTGTGGGATAACCACCGCTTCCTGGGCCGTGCGCAGTTCGGCGGCAGTGCCACCAACGGCTACAGGTCCGTGCCACCCTCGCTGCGCTTCTTCGCCGGTGGTGACCAAAGCGTACGCGGTTACGAATACCAGACGCTGTCGCCCGAGAACGACCGTGGTGACCGCATCGGTGGTCGCTACATGATGGCCCTGAGCGCCGAGTATCAATATTCCATCGCCGAAAAATGGCGGATCGCGACCTTTATCGACCAAGGCAATTCCTTCAACACCCTGGAAATGCCCAGCTTGAAAACCGGTGTGGGCGTGGGTGTGCGCTGGGTGTCGCCGGTCGGGCCGATTCGCCTCGACCTGGCCCATGCCCTCGAAGATCCGGGCGGCATTCGTTTGCACTTTTCCATGGGGCCTGAGCTGTGA
- a CDS encoding GNAT family N-acetyltransferase has protein sequence MPDTSTAIAEIRLLNSGYSREARSMLYQAYRHEPTWAYIFEAERAGYEQRVRATVRELVKQHFFQKLPAIGLFVTDRLIGIALIAPPQRRLGITESWAWQLRMWLSTGVRGTRRYLDYHHAVLACLPSESVHVLPLLGIHPQFQGKHYGEQLLQAVHNWCAEDPHSNGVVLDTGNSRYLDFYKRQGYEEIGEVAVGPVLEHVFFHPNPQALQAATA, from the coding sequence ATGCCTGACACTTCGACTGCCATTGCCGAGATTCGCCTGCTCAACAGCGGCTATTCCCGCGAGGCGCGCTCCATGCTCTACCAGGCCTATCGGCATGAGCCGACATGGGCCTACATCTTCGAAGCTGAACGCGCAGGCTATGAACAGCGGGTTCGCGCCACCGTGCGTGAACTGGTCAAGCAGCATTTTTTCCAAAAGCTTCCCGCCATCGGCCTGTTCGTCACCGACCGGCTGATCGGCATCGCCCTGATCGCGCCACCGCAGCGGCGCCTGGGCATTACCGAGAGCTGGGCCTGGCAATTGCGCATGTGGCTGAGCACCGGCGTGCGCGGCACGCGGCGTTACCTGGATTACCATCACGCAGTGCTGGCGTGCCTGCCGAGCGAGTCGGTGCATGTGTTGCCGCTACTGGGCATTCACCCGCAGTTCCAGGGCAAACACTACGGCGAGCAACTGTTGCAGGCCGTGCACAATTGGTGCGCCGAAGACCCGCATTCAAACGGCGTGGTACTCGATACCGGTAACTCACGTTACCTGGATTTCTATAAGCGCCAGGGCTATGAGGAAATCGGTGAAGTGGCCGTAGGACCCGTCCTGGAACATGTGTTTTTTCACCCAAATCCCCAGGCGTTACAGGCTGCAACAGCTTAA
- a CDS encoding substrate-binding domain-containing protein, whose translation MMLRVLLLLILPLCAVAAPLPVPDQGPALRIQGSNTIGAALGPALVKGLMEHQGLQAVHSEPGEGANEQRVIGKTRQGKSVIVEVAAHGSSTGFSALKKASADLAASSRPIKDNELVDLEPLGDLKSPEAEQVIAIDGLAIILHPRNPLDTLNTEQLAQIFNGEISTWEALGGSGGAIHLYARDDQSGTYDTFKELVLRLRGKPLAGSAKRFESSEALSDAVSHDPQGIGFIGLPSVREAKAVAIVDGDSQPMLPVTRLIATEDYPLSRRLYFYLPPSGRNPWAKALVDFTQSSKGQAIVAANGFIAQQVQAISVASRPSMPEDYQAIARDAQRLTVNFRFEEGSASLDNKARQDLQRVVAYINSHGKLDKQVTLVGFGDAKSDPQRAALLSKLRAMAVRRELVKSGVVLRDIRGLGAQMPVAANTADEGRIKNRRVEVWVY comes from the coding sequence ATGATGCTGCGCGTTCTGCTCCTGTTGATCCTGCCCCTGTGCGCAGTGGCTGCTCCCCTGCCCGTTCCCGACCAAGGCCCTGCTCTACGCATTCAGGGCTCCAACACCATTGGCGCAGCGCTCGGGCCCGCATTGGTCAAAGGCCTGATGGAACACCAGGGCCTGCAGGCAGTGCACAGCGAGCCTGGCGAAGGCGCCAATGAACAGCGGGTGATCGGCAAGACGCGCCAGGGCAAATCGGTGATTGTTGAGGTGGCCGCCCACGGCTCCAGCACCGGGTTTAGCGCGCTGAAAAAAGCCAGTGCCGACCTCGCCGCGTCTTCGCGCCCGATCAAGGACAACGAACTCGTAGACCTTGAACCCCTCGGCGACCTGAAAAGCCCAGAGGCCGAACAGGTGATCGCCATCGACGGCCTGGCCATCATCCTCCACCCGCGCAACCCGCTGGACACGCTGAACACCGAACAGCTGGCGCAGATCTTCAACGGTGAGATCAGCACCTGGGAGGCGCTCGGCGGGAGCGGCGGCGCCATTCATTTATATGCGCGCGATGATCAATCCGGCACCTACGACACCTTCAAGGAACTGGTGCTGCGCCTGCGCGGCAAGCCCCTGGCCGGGTCGGCCAAACGTTTCGAGTCCAGCGAAGCCTTGTCCGATGCCGTGAGCCATGACCCTCAAGGCATTGGGTTTATCGGCCTGCCATCGGTGCGCGAGGCCAAGGCGGTAGCCATTGTCGATGGCGACTCTCAGCCCATGTTGCCCGTGACCCGCCTGATTGCTACCGAAGATTACCCGCTGTCACGCCGGCTGTACTTTTACCTGCCGCCGTCGGGGCGTAATCCTTGGGCCAAGGCACTCGTGGACTTCACCCAAAGCAGTAAGGGCCAGGCGATTGTGGCAGCCAATGGCTTTATTGCGCAGCAAGTGCAGGCGATCAGCGTGGCGTCGCGCCCCTCAATGCCCGAGGATTATCAAGCCATCGCCCGTGACGCCCAGCGTTTGACCGTGAACTTTCGTTTCGAGGAAGGCAGTGCAAGCCTGGACAACAAGGCGCGCCAGGATTTGCAGCGGGTGGTGGCGTATATCAACAGCCACGGCAAGCTCGACAAGCAGGTCACGCTGGTGGGGTTTGGCGATGCCAAGAGTGATCCGCAGCGCGCGGCGCTGTTGTCGAAGTTGCGGGCGATGGCGGTGCGGCGTGAACTGGTCAAGAGCGGTGTGGTGCTGCGTGATATACGCGGGTTGGGTGCGCAGATGCCGGTGGCGGCGAATACGGCGGATGAGGGGCGGATCAAGAATCGACGGGTGGAGGTTTGGGTGTACTGA
- a CDS encoding translocation/assembly module TamB domain-containing protein, which produces MRGLKIAGLAIVAVLALVLLALWTVLGTQAGSRWALGQVPGLSVENFQGHLGGQWSADHLLWQQDTSRVELNAPKFDWSPGCLLRMTLCINQLDVEQVSLQFPPSNEPSSGPISLPDLKLPVAIQLGDVRVGSLLFNGSEELKGLQLAAHWTAAGMQIDSVHLQRDDLVLDLAGLLQPTGNWPLSATGNLSLPYAPGSAPWKVALKVDGDLLKTLTLDADSSGYLPAKLSGELQPLVENLPAQLRITADGFKPSADLPDTLQLNQLDLTAKGDLSNGYQLLGKAVLPAQKGPVDLLLQGKVDAKGAQIAGLDLTAGDKQSLKLSANLDWQQGFSADAKIDWLDFPWHRLYPLIDEPQVALRTFNGEVFYKDGNYLGNLKADLDGPAGKFNVVTPFSGDLKQVFLPELKLTAGQGKAEGHLNLQFADGIAWDTALDLSALNPAYWVAELPGTLAGPLRSKGEFKNEQLKLNADLDLKGRLRGQTAVLAAKAEGAGEQWTLANLDIRLGDNRINGSGSLQQRLAGQIDIKLARLAQLWPQLRGQINGRVDVAGTLKAPQGKLDLKGQQLAFADNHLQSLNLGATLDNAQRAKIDLKGSGIQAGETQVGTLTASAQGDIKSQKVQLDLAGPLVKLALALDGNLDKGNWRGRLASGDVQAGGQDWKLQAPAKIERLADGKLTFSAHCWVSGPASLCGEDQRLMPEPKLRYHLKQFPIDSLAAFLPKDFAWQGKLNADVQLDLPASGPKGVIAVDAGGGTLRVKDKDQWLDFPYDTLKLETTLNPQRIDTQLNFRGGKLGELLLHAQINPLPKNKPITGTFSLNGLDLAVARPFVPMVEKLNGKLNGNGRISGGLLAPQVNGSVNLVGGEVSGPELPISLEGLNVQALIAGESVQLNGAWHSGKAGQGSLKGQIDWGQALVVDLSLQGSKLPVTVEPYAALEVAPDLKISLKNDKLAIAGKVHIPRGDITVRELPPSTVKVSDDTLIVGSQTEEGKPPMAMAMDIDVVVGEDQLNFAGFGLTAKVQGQVHIGDNMDTRGELWLNDGRYRAYGQRLNVRRARLLFAGPLDQPFLDIEAIRVVTEPSRTVTAGIRLSGSAEQPTTQIFSEPAMPQEDALSYLVLGRSRNNTGEDNNMLAEAALGLGLMGSAGVTSDIATKLGIQDFDLDTQGSGNNTSVVASGKITEKLSLRYGVGVFEPASTIALRYLLSKKVYLEVASGVASSLDIFYKRDF; this is translated from the coding sequence ATGCGTGGTTTGAAAATAGCGGGGCTGGCCATTGTGGCGGTCCTTGCCTTGGTGTTGTTGGCGCTGTGGACCGTGCTTGGCACTCAAGCAGGCAGCCGCTGGGCCTTGGGCCAGGTGCCGGGTTTGAGCGTTGAGAATTTCCAGGGGCACCTGGGCGGTCAGTGGAGCGCCGACCATCTCCTGTGGCAGCAAGACACCAGTCGGGTCGAGCTCAATGCACCGAAGTTTGATTGGTCACCGGGCTGCTTGCTGCGCATGACGTTGTGCATCAATCAGCTGGATGTGGAGCAGGTCAGCCTGCAATTCCCGCCGAGCAATGAGCCGAGCAGCGGCCCCATCTCCTTGCCGGATTTGAAGTTGCCGGTTGCCATCCAATTGGGCGACGTTCGCGTCGGTAGCCTGCTGTTTAACGGCAGCGAAGAACTCAAGGGCTTGCAACTGGCGGCGCATTGGACGGCGGCGGGCATGCAGATCGACTCGGTGCATTTGCAGCGTGATGATCTGGTGCTGGACCTGGCCGGCTTGCTGCAGCCTACTGGCAACTGGCCGTTGAGTGCCACCGGCAACCTGAGCCTGCCGTATGCGCCCGGCAGCGCGCCGTGGAAGGTTGCGCTCAAGGTCGACGGCGACTTGCTCAAGACCCTCACGCTGGATGCCGACAGCAGCGGCTACCTGCCCGCCAAACTCAGCGGCGAGCTGCAACCGCTGGTGGAGAACCTGCCTGCCCAATTACGCATCACCGCCGACGGCTTCAAACCCAGCGCCGATTTGCCCGATACCCTGCAACTCAATCAACTGGACCTCACCGCCAAGGGCGACCTGAGCAACGGCTATCAACTACTGGGCAAGGCCGTGCTACCTGCGCAAAAAGGTCCGGTGGACTTGCTGCTGCAAGGCAAGGTCGACGCCAAAGGTGCGCAGATCGCTGGCCTGGATTTGACGGCCGGCGACAAACAAAGCCTCAAGCTCAGCGCCAATCTGGACTGGCAACAAGGCTTCAGTGCCGACGCCAAGATCGACTGGCTGGATTTCCCCTGGCACCGCCTCTACCCACTGATCGACGAGCCGCAGGTGGCATTGCGCACCTTTAATGGTGAAGTCTTCTACAAAGACGGCAACTACCTGGGCAACCTCAAGGCCGACCTCGACGGCCCGGCCGGCAAGTTCAATGTGGTCACGCCGTTCAGTGGCGACCTCAAGCAAGTCTTCCTGCCTGAGCTTAAATTGACGGCGGGCCAGGGCAAGGCCGAAGGCCACCTGAACCTGCAATTTGCCGACGGCATTGCCTGGGACACCGCGCTGGATCTGTCGGCGTTGAACCCGGCGTACTGGGTCGCTGAGTTGCCTGGCACCTTGGCTGGTCCCCTACGCAGCAAAGGCGAGTTCAAAAATGAACAGCTCAAGCTCAATGCCGACCTCGATCTCAAGGGCCGTTTGCGCGGCCAAACCGCCGTGCTGGCGGCCAAGGCCGAAGGCGCGGGTGAGCAATGGACGCTGGCCAACCTGGATATCCGCCTAGGTGATAACCGCATCAACGGCAGTGGCAGCCTGCAACAGCGCCTGGCCGGGCAGATCGACATCAAGCTGGCGCGCCTAGCCCAGCTGTGGCCGCAGTTACGTGGGCAAATCAATGGGCGTGTGGATGTCGCCGGCACATTGAAGGCGCCACAGGGTAAGCTCGACCTCAAGGGCCAGCAACTGGCGTTCGCCGATAACCATCTGCAAAGCCTCAACCTCGGCGCCACGCTCGACAACGCCCAGCGCGCGAAGATCGACCTCAAGGGCAGCGGCATCCAAGCCGGTGAGACCCAGGTTGGCACCCTGACCGCCAGCGCCCAAGGCGATATCAAGAGCCAGAAAGTCCAGCTGGACCTGGCTGGCCCCTTGGTCAAACTGGCCCTGGCCTTGGACGGTAACCTCGACAAAGGCAACTGGCGCGGGCGCCTGGCCAGCGGTGATGTACAAGCCGGCGGCCAGGACTGGAAGCTGCAAGCCCCGGCAAAAATCGAGCGTTTGGCCGACGGCAAGCTGACCTTTTCCGCCCACTGCTGGGTGTCCGGCCCTGCAAGCCTGTGCGGTGAAGACCAACGCCTGATGCCGGAGCCGAAGCTGCGCTACCACCTCAAGCAATTCCCCATCGACAGTCTGGCGGCCTTTTTGCCTAAAGATTTTGCCTGGCAGGGTAAGCTCAATGCCGATGTTCAACTGGACCTGCCCGCCAGCGGCCCTAAAGGTGTGATCGCGGTGGATGCCGGCGGTGGCACCTTGCGCGTCAAGGACAAGGACCAGTGGCTGGACTTCCCCTATGACACTCTGAAACTGGAAACCACCCTTAATCCCCAGCGCATCGACACCCAGCTGAATTTCCGCGGCGGCAAGCTTGGCGAGTTGCTGTTGCATGCACAGATCAACCCGTTGCCGAAGAACAAGCCGATCACCGGGACTTTCAGCCTCAACGGCCTGGACCTCGCCGTGGCGCGGCCGTTTGTGCCGATGGTGGAAAAACTCAACGGCAAGCTCAACGGCAACGGCCGCATCTCCGGTGGGTTGCTGGCGCCGCAGGTCAACGGCAGCGTGAACCTGGTGGGCGGCGAGGTCTCCGGGCCTGAGTTGCCGATCAGCCTTGAAGGCTTGAACGTGCAGGCGTTGATTGCCGGCGAAAGCGTGCAGTTGAACGGTGCTTGGCACAGCGGCAAGGCCGGGCAGGGCAGCCTCAAGGGGCAGATCGACTGGGGCCAGGCCCTGGTGGTGGACCTTAGCCTGCAAGGCTCGAAACTGCCGGTTACAGTGGAGCCTTATGCGGCGCTGGAAGTGGCGCCGGACCTGAAAATCAGCCTTAAAAACGACAAGTTGGCGATTGCCGGCAAGGTGCACATCCCGCGTGGCGATATCACTGTGCGTGAACTGCCACCGTCGACGGTCAAGGTGTCGGATGACACGCTGATCGTCGGCAGCCAGACCGAAGAGGGCAAGCCGCCGATGGCAATGGCCATGGACATCGACGTGGTGGTGGGCGAGGACCAGCTCAACTTCGCCGGCTTCGGCCTCACCGCCAAGGTGCAGGGCCAGGTGCATATCGGCGACAACATGGACACCCGTGGCGAGCTGTGGCTCAACGACGGTCGTTACCGCGCTTATGGGCAGCGGCTCAACGTGCGGCGCGCTCGGCTGTTGTTTGCAGGGCCGCTGGACCAGCCGTTCCTGGATATCGAAGCGATACGCGTGGTCACCGAGCCGTCCAGGACCGTGACCGCCGGTATTCGCCTGAGCGGCAGTGCCGAACAGCCGACAACGCAGATCTTCTCCGAGCCAGCCATGCCCCAGGAGGATGCGCTGTCGTACCTGGTGCTGGGGCGTTCGCGTAACAACACCGGTGAAGACAACAACATGCTCGCCGAAGCCGCCTTGGGCCTGGGCTTGATGGGCAGTGCCGGGGTGACTTCGGATATCGCCACTAAGCTGGGGATTCAGGACTTCGACCTCGACACCCAGGGCTCCGGCAATAACACTTCCGTGGTGGCCAGCGGCAAGATCACCGAGAAGCTCAGCCTGCGTTATGGGGTTGGGGTGTTTGAGCCGGCGAGCACCATTGCCTTGCGCTACTTGTTGAGCAAGAAGGTGTATCTGGAGGTGGCCAGTGGTGTGGCCAGTTCGCTGGATATTTTCTACAAGCGGGATTTCTAA
- a CDS encoding acyl-CoA dehydrogenase translates to MDFAYSPKVQELRERVTAFMDTYVYPAEPVFERQVSEGDRWQPTAIMEELKAKAKAEGLWNLFLPESELGAGLTNLEYAPLAEIMGRSLLGPEPFNCSAPDTGNMEVLVRYANAEQKQRWLEPLLRGEIRSAFAMTEPDVASSDATNMAARAERQGDEWVINGKKWWTSGACDPRCKILIFMGLSNPDAPRHQQHSMILVPVDAPGVKIVRPLPVFGYDDAPHGHAEVLFDNVRVPYENVLLGEGRGFEIAQGRLGPGRIHHCMRSVGMAERALELMCKRSVSRTAFGQPLARLGGNIDKIADSRMEIDMARLLTLKAAYMMDTVGNKVAKSEIAQIKVVAPNVALKVIDRAIQIHGGAGVSNDFPLAYMYAMQRTLRLADGPDEVHRAAIGKFEIGKYVPKELMRGGQ, encoded by the coding sequence ATGGATTTCGCCTATTCGCCCAAGGTTCAGGAACTGCGTGAACGTGTCACTGCGTTCATGGACACGTACGTTTACCCGGCCGAGCCGGTGTTCGAACGCCAGGTCAGCGAAGGCGACCGCTGGCAGCCCACCGCCATCATGGAGGAGCTGAAAGCCAAGGCAAAAGCTGAAGGCCTGTGGAACCTGTTCCTGCCCGAATCCGAACTGGGCGCCGGCCTGACCAACCTTGAATACGCGCCGCTGGCCGAAATCATGGGCCGCTCCTTGTTGGGCCCGGAGCCGTTCAACTGCTCCGCACCCGACACCGGCAACATGGAAGTGCTGGTGCGCTACGCCAACGCCGAACAGAAACAACGTTGGCTGGAACCGCTGCTGCGCGGCGAGATCCGCTCGGCGTTCGCCATGACCGAACCAGACGTCGCGTCCTCAGACGCCACCAACATGGCCGCCCGCGCCGAGCGCCAGGGCGACGAATGGGTGATCAACGGCAAAAAATGGTGGACCTCCGGCGCCTGCGACCCGCGCTGCAAAATCTTGATCTTCATGGGCCTGAGCAACCCGGATGCGCCACGTCACCAGCAGCACTCGATGATTCTGGTGCCGGTGGATGCCCCAGGCGTGAAAATCGTCCGCCCACTGCCGGTATTCGGCTACGACGACGCACCCCACGGCCACGCCGAAGTGCTGTTCGACAATGTGCGCGTGCCCTACGAAAACGTCTTGCTCGGTGAAGGTCGCGGCTTTGAAATTGCCCAGGGCCGCCTTGGCCCTGGCCGTATCCACCACTGCATGCGCTCCGTCGGCATGGCCGAGCGTGCGCTGGAATTGATGTGCAAACGCTCCGTCAGCCGTACCGCGTTCGGCCAACCATTGGCGCGCCTGGGCGGCAATATCGACAAGATCGCCGACTCACGGATGGAAATCGACATGGCGCGCCTGCTGACGTTGAAGGCGGCGTACATGATGGACACCGTCGGTAACAAAGTCGCGAAAAGCGAAATCGCCCAGATCAAGGTGGTGGCGCCGAACGTGGCGTTGAAAGTGATCGACCGCGCGATCCAGATTCATGGCGGCGCTGGGGTTTCCAACGATTTTCCGCTGGCCTACATGTATGCCATGCAACGCACCTTGCGCCTGGCCGACGGCCCGGATGAAGTGCACCGTGCGGCGATTGGCAAGTTTGAGATTGGCAAGTATGTGCCTAAAGAACTGATGCGCGGCGGGCAGTAA
- a CDS encoding MerR family transcriptional regulator, protein MSTTYSISDLARELDITTRAIRFYEEQGLLAPERRGQERIYSARDKVSLKLILRGKRIGFSLAECRELIELYDPTSGNHIQLNSMLAKIAERREQLEQQLLDIEQMKLELDTAEERCTQALAQTMSQVGH, encoded by the coding sequence ATGAGCACGACCTACAGCATCTCCGACCTCGCCCGCGAGCTCGACATCACCACCCGCGCCATTCGCTTCTATGAAGAACAAGGCCTGCTGGCCCCGGAACGCCGGGGCCAGGAGCGCATTTACTCGGCGCGGGACAAGGTCAGCCTCAAGCTGATCCTGCGCGGCAAGCGCATCGGGTTTTCCCTGGCCGAATGCCGCGAGCTGATCGAACTCTACGACCCCACCAGCGGCAACCACATCCAGCTCAACAGCATGCTCGCCAAGATCGCCGAGCGCCGTGAGCAGCTTGAGCAACAGTTGCTGGATATCGAACAGATGAAACTGGAACTGGACACCGCCGAAGAGCGCTGCACCCAGGCCCTGGCGCAGACCATGAGCCAGGTTGGCCATTAA